The DNA sequence TAACGGCTTTCCTGCTTCTAAACCGAAGCCATTCACAACATTCAGCACACCTGGCGGAAGTAAATCTTCAATCAGCTCAACAAGCACTAAAATGGATGCTGGTGTTTGCTCAGCCGGCTTTAATACGACACAGTTTCCTGCGGCTAAAGCAGGGGCCAATTTCCAGACAGCCATCAATAACGGGAAGTTCCATGGAATAATTTGTCCAACTACACCGATCGGCTCATGGAAGTGATATGCCACTGTATTTTCATCAATCTGACTAAGAGACCCTTCCTGTGCGCGTAAAGCACCCGCAAAGTAGCGGAAGTGATCAATGCCCAAAGGTAAATCTGCATTCAATGTTTCACGTACTGCCTTACCGTTATCCCATGTTTCTGCAACGGCCAGCATTTCTAGATTTTGTTCCATACGATCTGCAATTTTAAGTAAAATATTCGAGCGCTCAGTTGCTGATGTCTTACCCCAGGCATCCTTTGCTGCATGTGCTGCATCTAAAGCAAGTTCGATATCTTCTTCCGTAGAACGCGCCACTTGAGTAAATACTTTACCAGTTACAGGGGTAATATTGTCGAAGTATTCCCCTTTTACTGGCGGTGTCCATTTACCCCCGATAAAGTTGTCGTAACGCTCCTTGAAATTTACTAATGCGCCATCCGTGTTTGGATTTTGATACACTGCTGCCATTGAAATCTCTCCCCTTTGCACAAATTATGGTGACCATACCTTCTCGTTAAAAGGCAGTGCTGAAATTCATGCTGTAAAGCTCACTCTTCTGTGAGAGGTATCTTCATCTATTATATTGTCAGAAAAGTGGAATCATTTCAAATATTAAACTACAATTTTCTGATTATTTTATTATTCTTTCTCCACTCTATTATACTGAAAATGAAGAGAATACTATAATAAAAATGTATAAAATGGGTAAATTCCAGTAAAGATAGATTTGTTCATTATATAATTAAGCGTCATTTTGAACGAAGAATTACAAAATTACAGATAAACTCATGTATACTGAAGATATTCTATTAGTAGGTGAAAAATTATGAGAATCAATAAATTTTTAGCAGAAACAGGCATCGTGTCACGTCGCGGTGCAGATAAATGGGTAGAAGACGGCCGCGTAAAAATCAATGGAGTTGTTGCGACAAATGGCAGCCAAGTTGAAACAGGCGATGAAGTATTAGTTGACGGCAAGCCTGTAAAAAGACAGGAAGAACTAGTCTATATTGTACTGAACAAACCTGTTGGAATTACGAGTACAACGGAAAAGCATATCGAAGGTAATGTTGTGGATTTTGTAAACCACCCGCTGCGTATTTTCCATATCGGACGTTTGGATAAAGATTCGGAAGGATTACTGCTTCTTACGAATGATGGAGATATCGTCAACGAAATTTTACGGGCAGAAAACCACCATGAAAAGGAATATGTTGTGCAGGTAGACAAGCCGATTACTGATCAATTTATTCGTGACATGAGCTCGGGCGTGGAGATTTTAGATACAACGACATTACCTTGCCGAGTAGAAAAGGTATCATCAAAAGTATTTAAAATTATTTTAGAGCAAGGATTAAATCGCCAAATTCGCCGTATGTGTTCTGCTCTAGGCTATTCTGTACAGCGATTACAGCGCATTCGTATTATGAATATTCATATCGGCAATTTAAAAGTCGGACAGTGGCGTGACCTTACAGATAAAGAAAGAAATGAACTATTCCAGTTACTGAACTACACACCAAAGCAATAAGGGCTGTTCTCATAATGTGAACATTCCTTTATGTGCAAAGGGGGTATCATCATGCTGACAATTAAACCAACTGAAAATTTAACAGGATTAACGGTAAGTGGAGATTATTGGAATTTAGATGATATTATTCACGCAATTTATGAAGTAATCGGGGAAGAAAAGCGCTACTTTCATTATGAAGGAGTAAGACAGCGCTTATTATCATTTTGTTTAAAAATGCGCCAGGCTTCCAAAGGCGAACACCAAATTGATTTCGTGCCGAATGGTATGAATAAAGAGACGAAAAAGAAAATGAATGCCATTATTCCTGAACGAAATATTTATTACGGGGTTAATTTTTTATTGCCTGAGCTAGTCTTTGCAGCACTGGCATTAAATGATTTCATTTCTCTTTATAAACAGACTATAAATAATTCGGAGTGGAGCATCGCTGTTACCGGTTCGTAAATTTCAGGCACTTGTTGCTGACGCGATTGCCTCTTTCATGACAAAGGAGCATTACGTGGCTTTCTTAACGAGGCTTCATACAAAATCGCCTTTGTTCCATCAGTATGCAACGCAGTATGTTGATATTTTAAATTTGGAGTATTTATCATTATCCAAAGAGGAACGTGCAGCACATATTACATCGTTCGCTTTCCGCTTTTTAACAGAGGATGAGACATATAAAGTGCTCATTCAGCAGCTTTTAGGGGTGACGAGCATTTCAAAGCAATCATTCCATGAAGTGGAGCTCACATTCAAATATCCAGAAGAGGATACGATCGTTTGGTAGCCTTTGTAGGAGTCTTAATGAAACAAGTCCGCTATTTTCAATTTGAAAGTAGCGGACTTGTTTTATTCTATAATCCGCCTAAATAAGCGGCTCTTACTTCATCGCTTTCCTGCAGTTCTTTTGCTGAACCTGTCAGGACGATTTTGCCTGTTTCCAAAACATAGGCACGGTGGGCGACAGATAATGCCATATGTGCGTTTTGTTCTACAAGCAGTACCGTCACGCCTTCTTTGTTAACCATTTCGATAATGTTGAAGATATTTTTTACCATGAGCGGCGCAAGACCCATTGATGGCTCATCCATGATGATCAGCTTTGGCTTAGCCATTAGAGCCCTGCCCATCGCAAGCATTTGCTGTTCACCGCCTGATAACGTCCCTGAAAGCTGCTTACGTCGTTCTAACAGACGAGGGAATAACTCAAATACATGATTTAAATCCTTTTTTATAGCCTCTCTGTCATTTCGTAAATAGGCACCTAATTCCAGATTTTCTTCCACTGTCATATTTGAGAATACACGACGGCCTTCCGGTACATGGGAGATTCCTGCCTTTACAATCGATTGTGCCGGCTTTCCATCAATTGCTGCACCTAAATACTCAATCGAGCCGCGCTTTGGTTTCAGTAAACCTGAAATTGTTTTTAGCAATGTGCTTTTCCCTGCTCCATTGGCACCGATCAGTGTAACAATTTCACCTTCTTTTACTTCGAGGGAGATTCCTTTCAATGCTTGGATATTACCATAGAAGACATCGATATCATTGATTATTAGCATATTATTCTGTAACCTCCTCACCTAAGTACGCTTCAATTACTTTCGGGTTTGAACGTATTTCATCAGGTGTCCCATCAGCAATTAATTGTCCGTGATCAAGCACGTAGATCCGTTCGCAAATCCCCATAACTAAGTTCATATCATGTTCGATCAATAAAATTGTTAAATCAAATTCCTTACGAATGAAAGCAATAAGCTCCATTAAATCATGTGTTTCCTTTGCATTCATCCCTGCTGCCGGTTCATCCAGCAATAATAGCTTTGGTGCGGCAGCTAATGCTCGGGCAATTTCCAGGCGACGCTGCATTCCGTATGGCAAGTTTTTCGCAAGCTCATCCCGGTATACATCAAGCCCGAAGATTTTCAAAAATGCCAACGACTCCTGTTCCATTTTCTCTTCGCCTTTAAAGTGACTTGGTAAACGGAAAATGCTCGAAACTAAATTATGTTTTGCCAAACCATGGTTTGCGACCTTTACATTATCCAGTACAGATAACTCTTTAAATAGGCGGATATTTTGGAATGTCCGGCTAATTCCTTGACGTGTCACTTTATAAGGATCCAAACCGCCAATTGATTTTCCATTGAATAGAATTGTGCCTTCCGTTGGTGCATATACACCTGTCAGCATATTAAAAGTTGTTGTTTTCCCTGCACCATTCGGACCGATTAAACCAATCAGCTCTCCTTGTTTCATATGCATTTCTACATTTTGAACAGCTTTTAAACCACCAAACTGAATACCTAGGTTCTCTACTTTTAGAAGTGCACTGCTCATACGCGTGTACCTCCTTTTTTACCAAACTTGAAGTATGCTGTAATTTCTTTTGAGCCTAATAAACCTGTCGGACGATAAAGCATAACTAATATTAAAATCAGCGAGTAAATAATCATCCGCGTTTCCGGGAAGTCCTGTAAATACGTAGAAACGAATGTTAGCAATACTGCAGCAATAACAGAACCAGATAAACTGCCCAAACCGCCCAAAACGACGAATATTAATATATCAAATGATTTTAAAAATCCGAATGCAGTCGGCTGAATAATATAGTAGTTATGGGCATAGATCGCACCCGCCACTCCTGCGAAGAAAGAACCGATTGCAAAAGCGACAACCTTATAATACGTTGTGTTGATACCCATTGCGTCAGCTGCAATTTCATCTTCCCGTATCGAAATACACGCACGACCGTGACGTGAATTCGTAAAGTTGGAGATGACGAGAATGGTAATGAAAGTTGCAAAAAAGGCATATGTCCATGTAGACTGATGGGCAACTTGCAAACCTGCTGCACCACCTACATAATCGGTATTCACAAATACAATTCGAATGATTTCAGCAAACCCGAGCGTCGCAATCGCCAGGTAGTCACCTTTTAAACGAAGTGATGGAATACCTACAAGTAATCCGGCAAGTGCTGCAACAATAGCACCAATTAAAATAGCTGTAATAAATGGCATGCCAAATTTCATTGTACAAATAGCCGATATGTAAGCTCCGACAGCGAGGAATCCTGCATGCCCTATCGAAAACTGACCTGTAACCCCGATAATGACATGTAAACTTACCGCCAAAATAATATTGATACACATAGCGATGAACATATTTTGATAGTAGAACTGGATAACACCGTTGGAAATCAATAATTGAACAACTGCATAAATCACAAGTGCTAGGACGGCATAACCCCAAAAGATTTTCGATTTTTTCATGCTGTTCACCTACACTTTCTCGCGTGTATTTTTACCGAAAATACCCGCTGGACGTAATATTAGAATTAAAATCAGGATGACAAATGCGGCTGCATCTCGCCATAATGAATATCCGAGCGCCGAAACGACTGTTTCAACAACCCCTAGTACAAGACCGCCTACCATTGCCCCCGGAATAATGCCAATACCACCTAAAACAGCGGCAATGAAAGCTTTAATACCAGGCATAATCCCCATTAACGGATCGATACGTGTATAGTAAATACCAAAAATTACGCCCGCAGCTCCTGCCAATGCAGAACCAATTGCGAATGTAGCTGAAATTGTATTATCTACGTTAATGCCCATTAAGCGAGCTGCATCTGCATCATGGGATACCGCGCGCATCGCTTTACCGATTTTTGTTTTATGAACAATGAATTGTAATAAGATCATTAAGAAAATCGAAACAGATAAAATAAAAATTGCTAATGTACTGATCTGTGCACCGAAAATTTCAATATTCTTCGTTGCAAATACATTCGGATATGCCTCTGGAGAAGGACCTCTAAAGAAAATTACCGTATACTCGATTAAAAGTGAGACACCGATTGCCGTAATAAGAGCTGCGATCCGGGTTGCATTACGGAGTCGTTTATAAGCGACACGCTCTATAATTACTCCGATGACAGCACATAATATCATCGCGATAATAAGGGCTAAAAAGACATTCATTTCCCAACGAGCAATGGCATAAAAGCCGATAAAGGCACCAAGCATGAAAACGTCACCGTGGGCAAAATTGATGAGCTTAATAATTCCGTATACCATCGTATAGCCTAGTGCGATTAATGCATAAATACTACCTAGCGAAATACCATTCACTAATTGTTGGATCCATTCCATACAGTTCACTCCTTTTTTCTCTATTAATGTATGAAAAAAAAGGGAGGCTAGTTCCGCCCCCCTTACTCGTAAAAAATTAAGGATTAACTTTAGAGTTGAACTGTTGTTTGCCGTCTACGAATTCTAGAACTGTTGCTGATTTTACTGGGTTGTGGTTTTCGTCAACTGTGAAAGTACCTGTTACTAAGCTTAAATCTTTCGTTGCTGCAAGCTGTTTCTGAATTGCTTCACCTGTAATGTCTCCATCTACACGTTTGATTGCATCTACGATAAAGTAAATAGAATCATAACCTAATGCATGGAAAGCGTTTGGTGATTGGCTGTACTCATCATTAAATGCTTTAACGAAATCCTGAATTTTTGAATCCGGATCTTCAGACGAGTAGTGGTTCGTAATAAACGTATTATTTAACGCATCAGCACCAGCTAATTCAATTAATGTTGGCGAGTCCCAACCATCAGCACCCATTAACGGAACGGTAATACCTAATTCACGGGCTTGTTTTACGATGATTCCTACTTCCTCATAGTACCCAGGGATAAAAATGAAATCAGGATTTTTCCCTTTAATGTTAGTTAATTGAGATTTAAAGTCTACGTCCTTTGCAACATACGCCTCTTCAGCGACCACTGTTCCACCGTTTGCAGAAATAGTCTCCTTGAATGATGCCGCTAAACCTTTTGCATAATCTGAAGCATTATCCGCGAAAATCGCCACATTTTTAGCTTGTAGTTCATTAGTCGCGAAGTTTGCTGCTACCGTCCCTTGGAATGGGTCGATGAAACATGTACGGAATGCATATTCATTTATTGAGCCATCCTCGTTTACTGTTACATTTGGCGCAGTACCTGAGCCTGTAACCATTGGAACTTTATGCTGAGCTGCAATTTGTACTGTTGCTACCGAGTTACCTGAAGTAGCTGGCGCCAACATTGCCACTACCTTTTCCTGTTCTGCCAATTTCATCGCAGCAGAAGTTGCTTCAGCTGTTTCTGATTTATTGTCGACTGGAATGTACTCCAGCTGTTTGCCATCTATACCGCCTGCTGCATTAATTTCTTCAATCGCCAATTTTGCACCATCATTAATCGATGATCCGTAAGAAGCTACAGCACCAGATAATTCTAAGTTTGCTCCGATTTTAATAGTGTCGCCAGCTGCATTACCGCCGCCATCCGATCCAGAAGAACTAGAGGTATCATCACCGCACCCAGCTAACGCCCCTGTTAATAATGCTGTTGCCATGAATAATGAACCATACTTTTTTGTCTTTTTGTGATTTGTCATCATCATTTCCCCCTTAGTCATACTACAAATGTTAGATATTTCTGATAATTATAACCAATACCTTACATTCGCACAATCTAAATTTTCAATATTCAGAATAAATTTTACGAGAATAATATAAACAATTATTCCAACTTCTGTATTGTAAACGAATAGCAATTATTAGTCTAGTACGATTATTCTGTTAATTTTATGTATTCTAAATTTACAATCTATTACTTTCTACTAATAAAAAAATCGCCGTTTATTTTTCCGGAATCCGAAAAACGACGATACGTTCATTTTCATTTTTTTCATGGCGTAATTTTATATCCAAATAACAATGAAGTAACTGCTCTTGTTGTAAAAAATCCGTATATTCAGGGGATGGATAATATAAAATAATATCTACCATTCGCGGATATAACATGATGGAGTCCATAACATGCTTCATAAACTCACGAAATACGTGAATCGAAAAGGGGTTGAAGAAGAAAAAGACATTATCATACTTTGTAATTTCATATGTTTCGGCAATGATATTCAAAAATTGTATCGGGGCTTGTTTCTTCTTTACTTTTTTTAAATATTGCTCTGCATTATGCACGGCTTCTGTAAAAAACTTCTGATCCATTTCAATACCTATAACCGGAATATGGAAGCGATGATATATATAAATAGGAACTCGCCCTTTCCCGCAGCCGATATCCAGAAAACGTGCATTAGCCGGCAGCTCGTAGCATTCGAATAATTGTTCCAGCCCGCTGTAAGGTGTTGGTTCATAGCGATGGTACTTTGCTAATTTTGGAAAACCGTATTGATAACCGGTCGTTTGAATGTTTAGCATATGATCATATTGCTGTTCGTTCATTCGTTCACCTCACAAATTTATTGAAAATTTTATGTTACGATAACGTTAATCTAAATTGAAGCTATACTTAAGCTCATGTTCAAGCAGCCACTGTTTTCTCCATAAACCGCCTGCATATCCTGTAAGTTTCCCGTTTTGACCGATTACCCGGTGGCACGGGACGATAATACTTATGACATTTTTGCTGTTTGTCATCCCAACTGCGCGGACCGCCTTTTCATTTTCAATTTGTTGGGCAATCTCTTTATAGGAAGCGGTTTTTCCATAAGGAACGGTTGTAAGTGCTTGCCATACCGATGTTTGAAACATCGTTCCCTCTAATTTATAAAGTACCGAAAAATTTTTGCGTTGGCCTTTAAAATATTCATCCAGTTCTATGCTGCAGTCTAATAAATGCTGAGGGGTATCATTAGTGGGGAAGTTAAGAATTTCTTCTCGCTCTGCAAATAATACCGATGCTATAAAATGTTCGGTTCCTGCTATTTCAATTATACCTATTGGTGAAGCATAATCTAATTTATACATCGTAATCCTTCCTCCCTTCTCCAAATTTACTATAGCGTAATTTCTTTATTAAAAAAAGAACCTTTAATCCGACAATGATTAAAGGTTCTTTCTATTAACAATTATGCTTTGTTTAAACCTAAAGCTTTCGTTGTTGTTTCATGTACTTCTTTAAGAAGTTCAGTATTTTCAACTAAGTTTTCACCGTAAGATGGAATCATTTCCTTAATCTTAGGTTCCCAAGCTTTCATTTCTTCTGGGAAGCATTGGTTGATTACTTTTAACATAACAGATACAGCTGTAGAAGCACCTGGAGATGCACCTAGTAACGCTGCAATAGAACCGTCATGTGCAGTTACAACTTCAGTACCGAATTGTAAAGTACCTTTACCAGCGTCTGTGTCTTTAATTACTTGAACACGTTGACCTGCAACACTGATTTCCCAGTCTTCTGACTTAGCAGTAGGAATGAATGAACGTAATTCTTCCATGCGTGCTTCTTTTGAAAGAACTAATTGAGAAACTAAATATTTACTCAATGACATTTCTTTCACACCACAAGCAAGTAGTGTTAATAAGTTATGTGGTTTGATTGATGCAAATAAATCCATATTTGAACCTGTTTTTAAGAACTTCGGAGAGAAGCCTGCAAATGGTCCGAATAATAATGATTTTTTACCATCGATATAACGAGTATCTAAGTGCGGTACTGACATCGGTGGCGCACCAACCGCTGCTTTACCATATACTTTCGCATGGTGTTGGTTAACTACTTCTTCATTGTTACAAACTAAGAATAAACCAGAGATCGGGAATCCACCGATATGTTTTGATTCAGGGATACCAGATTTTTGTAGTAACTCAAGGCTACCACCACCAGCTCCAAGAAATACAAACTTCGCAGTGTGGTATTCAACTTTACTGTTTTCTTTGTTATGAACTTTTACTTCCCAAGAACCATCTTTTAAACGTTTAACATCTAAAACATTATGGTTGTAGTTTACATCCACATCTTGCTTTTGTAAGTTCGAGATTAATGTACGAGTTAACGCCCC is a window from the Solibacillus isronensis genome containing:
- a CDS encoding branched-chain amino acid ABC transporter permease; protein product: MKKSKIFWGYAVLALVIYAVVQLLISNGVIQFYYQNMFIAMCINIILAVSLHVIIGVTGQFSIGHAGFLAVGAYISAICTMKFGMPFITAILIGAIVAALAGLLVGIPSLRLKGDYLAIATLGFAEIIRIVFVNTDYVGGAAGLQVAHQSTWTYAFFATFITILVISNFTNSRHGRACISIREDEIAADAMGINTTYYKVVAFAIGSFFAGVAGAIYAHNYYIIQPTAFGFLKSFDILIFVVLGGLGSLSGSVIAAVLLTFVSTYLQDFPETRMIIYSLILILVMLYRPTGLLGSKEITAYFKFGKKGGTRV
- the rluF gene encoding 23S rRNA pseudouridine(2604) synthase RluF encodes the protein MRINKFLAETGIVSRRGADKWVEDGRVKINGVVATNGSQVETGDEVLVDGKPVKRQEELVYIVLNKPVGITSTTEKHIEGNVVDFVNHPLRIFHIGRLDKDSEGLLLLTNDGDIVNEILRAENHHEKEYVVQVDKPITDQFIRDMSSGVEILDTTTLPCRVEKVSSKVFKIILEQGLNRQIRRMCSALGYSVQRLQRIRIMNIHIGNLKVGQWRDLTDKERNELFQLLNYTPKQ
- a CDS encoding class I SAM-dependent methyltransferase; translated protein: MNEQQYDHMLNIQTTGYQYGFPKLAKYHRYEPTPYSGLEQLFECYELPANARFLDIGCGKGRVPIYIYHRFHIPVIGIEMDQKFFTEAVHNAEQYLKKVKKKQAPIQFLNIIAETYEITKYDNVFFFFNPFSIHVFREFMKHVMDSIMLYPRMVDIILYYPSPEYTDFLQQEQLLHCYLDIKLRHEKNENERIVVFRIPEK
- a CDS encoding DUF6904 family protein, whose product is MTKEHYVAFLTRLHTKSPLFHQYATQYVDILNLEYLSLSKEERAAHITSFAFRFLTEDETYKVLIQQLLGVTSISKQSFHEVELTFKYPEEDTIVW
- the mqo gene encoding malate dehydrogenase (quinone); the encoded protein is MSNKHIKSDVILIGAGIMSATLGTMLKELAPDWKIKVFENLAKAGEESSHELNNAGTGHAALCELNYTSEKKDGTIDITKAINVNTQFQDSLQFWTHLVNTKQIEKPEEFIMPLPHMSMVQGAGNVEYLKKRHAAMTANPLFEGMEFSDDPETLKQWIPLIMNERTSSEPIAATKIDSGTDVNFGALTRTLISNLQKQDVDVNYNHNVLDVKRLKDGSWEVKVHNKENSKVEYHTAKFVFLGAGGGSLELLQKSGIPESKHIGGFPISGLFLVCNNEEVVNQHHAKVYGKAAVGAPPMSVPHLDTRYIDGKKSLLFGPFAGFSPKFLKTGSNMDLFASIKPHNLLTLLACGVKEMSLSKYLVSQLVLSKEARMEELRSFIPTAKSEDWEISVAGQRVQVIKDTDAGKGTLQFGTEVVTAHDGSIAALLGASPGASTAVSVMLKVINQCFPEEMKAWEPKIKEMIPSYGENLVENTELLKEVHETTTKALGLNKA
- a CDS encoding branched-chain amino acid ABC transporter permease is translated as MEWIQQLVNGISLGSIYALIALGYTMVYGIIKLINFAHGDVFMLGAFIGFYAIARWEMNVFLALIIAMILCAVIGVIIERVAYKRLRNATRIAALITAIGVSLLIEYTVIFFRGPSPEAYPNVFATKNIEIFGAQISTLAIFILSVSIFLMILLQFIVHKTKIGKAMRAVSHDADAARLMGINVDNTISATFAIGSALAGAAGVIFGIYYTRIDPLMGIMPGIKAFIAAVLGGIGIIPGAMVGGLVLGVVETVVSALGYSLWRDAAAFVILILILILRPAGIFGKNTREKV
- a CDS encoding ABC transporter substrate-binding protein; this encodes MTNHKKTKKYGSLFMATALLTGALAGCGDDTSSSSGSDGGGNAAGDTIKIGANLELSGAVASYGSSINDGAKLAIEEINAAGGIDGKQLEYIPVDNKSETAEATSAAMKLAEQEKVVAMLAPATSGNSVATVQIAAQHKVPMVTGSGTAPNVTVNEDGSINEYAFRTCFIDPFQGTVAANFATNELQAKNVAIFADNASDYAKGLAASFKETISANGGTVVAEEAYVAKDVDFKSQLTNIKGKNPDFIFIPGYYEEVGIIVKQARELGITVPLMGADGWDSPTLIELAGADALNNTFITNHYSSEDPDSKIQDFVKAFNDEYSQSPNAFHALGYDSIYFIVDAIKRVDGDITGEAIQKQLAATKDLSLVTGTFTVDENHNPVKSATVLEFVDGKQQFNSKVNP
- a CDS encoding ABC transporter ATP-binding protein — translated: MSSALLKVENLGIQFGGLKAVQNVEMHMKQGELIGLIGPNGAGKTTTFNMLTGVYAPTEGTILFNGKSIGGLDPYKVTRQGISRTFQNIRLFKELSVLDNVKVANHGLAKHNLVSSIFRLPSHFKGEEKMEQESLAFLKIFGLDVYRDELAKNLPYGMQRRLEIARALAAAPKLLLLDEPAAGMNAKETHDLMELIAFIRKEFDLTILLIEHDMNLVMGICERIYVLDHGQLIADGTPDEIRSNPKVIEAYLGEEVTE
- a CDS encoding DUF6904 family protein, producing the protein MLTIKPTENLTGLTVSGDYWNLDDIIHAIYEVIGEEKRYFHYEGVRQRLLSFCLKMRQASKGEHQIDFVPNGMNKETKKKMNAIIPERNIYYGVNFLLPELVFAALALNDFISLYKQTINNSEWSIAVTGS
- a CDS encoding methylated-DNA--[protein]-cysteine S-methyltransferase, translating into MYKLDYASPIGIIEIAGTEHFIASVLFAEREEILNFPTNDTPQHLLDCSIELDEYFKGQRKNFSVLYKLEGTMFQTSVWQALTTVPYGKTASYKEIAQQIENEKAVRAVGMTNSKNVISIIVPCHRVIGQNGKLTGYAGGLWRKQWLLEHELKYSFNLD
- a CDS encoding ABC transporter ATP-binding protein, with the translated sequence MLIINDIDVFYGNIQALKGISLEVKEGEIVTLIGANGAGKSTLLKTISGLLKPKRGSIEYLGAAIDGKPAQSIVKAGISHVPEGRRVFSNMTVEENLELGAYLRNDREAIKKDLNHVFELFPRLLERRKQLSGTLSGGEQQMLAMGRALMAKPKLIIMDEPSMGLAPLMVKNIFNIIEMVNKEGVTVLLVEQNAHMALSVAHRAYVLETGKIVLTGSAKELQESDEVRAAYLGGL